The nucleotide sequence TAATACCTGCACGACACTGCCCCAGCAATCGGAGGCCACGGGTCCTACTGGGTCCACTTCCAGCCCTTCTTTCTCGCGTCAAAATAACTCTGCCCCATCTCCTCActtgccaaaataaataaaaaaaaacagaaaacagACCTCGCTGCCTCCGCCAAAGAAACACCGTACCTCGCCGCCTCCGGGTTCACGTTCACGCCTTTTCCTCTTCCCCGGCTGCGACGCGCGCAGGTGTAGTGCCTAGCCCTACCGGAAGCTACGCGTGTCGATTGAATCGCTTCGTCGCTTCTTCCTCTCCCCTAGTCGCGGAGCTGTGTGGATGTCGCTGGCCGTTGTGCGCCGCAGTATGACGGAGGGACGGTGTCACGGGGTCGGAAccgcggcaagcattgttgttcgagttggtgTCATAGTACGTAtctctggtggctcgggtggactcaagaatacaagaatcacagagaggacgcaACGGTTTCTCCTAGTTTGAGCCAATCGATGCCTTACATCCAgcaactgatgatccttataGTTAAGAACACCCAAAAATGGGAGGGGTTACAATCGAGTGTACAGGAGGAAggaagagatttggtagggggttagctcgatgctaatcctgaggttgcctcaccaccggtggagtcttccccttgtcagagaggaggaagacgatgagtgcggtggaggagctcttggtgcTCCTCTCTCTCTAggttgctctgctctcggtgCTGAGTAGGAGCGGATGgatgaggaatggaatgatctatctaGGATCGTCCTCCTACCTCTAGAATCCGGCCTTATTCCTTATATatcgagataggtcgggtacatggcggtttagggggttgagcctatggtctacatgcgccggaGTTTAGGAGGGTCTTACAACGACGCTCAGTGAACCGTGGTGGTGTCGTGGTGCCGAAGAAGCCCTAGGCATTATtcggctgctctgttctgacactctacgtGTTAGGCTTTGTTGGCTTAGACCGGCCTCCCCTAGTTggatcttctagagtcttcttggtggcgaaggaggtcggctccagAGGGCTAACGCACGGGCctgggagcccccgagcccccggaggcCGAGAGAgaacttgtcttcttgtgtcacgccctgtGCGTGACCTTGTCGGGGGAGCGGCCGGCAAGGCCACGTCCAAGGTGCTATgttgaggagcccccgagccttgatggcttggggcttgtcttcttgtgcccgggccttggctggTGTCATAGGCCAGGCAGGAGCTGAGGGCTAGGCTCAGGTTTCTCGTCGATCGGGAGCCTAAGGCTTGggtgagccctcgagccctgagCAGAGACCCTAGCGTGCTCGGGCTCAGGCAAGTTCCTTAGTctgagggtgcgcacgagcataCCCGATCGGTATAGCCCCCCGAGCCCTCAGGGGATCCTAGAGGGATCAGGAGGGTCTCTTCGGCCGGGAACCATAGATCCTGAGGTTTAACATACTCATATGTTATGATCTCGTCAGGAGCCTccgagcccttcgtggcctcacttATACGTGATGGTGACGAGGGGCTGAATTCGATCTTTCGATGACCGAACTTAGCCATGACAGGGATAGCTTCCGTTGATGGGAGTGTGATGCCTACGTGGGGCCCTTTCCCCAGTGTGATGGGGGGTGCTCAACTGTCATGGCCGGGCAGTAGTGGTGCTGACCCTTCTTTTGATCCTATGTCGCCTAGGTCTACAGTTCGAGCGAGGGTTTGGTGAACTTGTCTGGGAGTTACCAACTTCAGGCCTAAGAGCACCCTTCTTTTTGGTCGGAGCCTACCATGGGTTGGGTGATCAAGAGCATCTGGGCTCTGGCTCAAGGCCACATGATCACCCAGTGCGCCATGCCCTTCTGGGGCTTCAGTAGCAGGCCCTGATCCTCTTAGACTGGCCTTCATGGGTCGACCTTCTATGGCCATAGGTTGGGGTGCGGGGAGCGCACCGAGCTCGGGCGAGGGACCATCTTTGGGCCCACCGCTCAGCAGCTCCCGACCCAACTCTAgagagttggttggttttgggggtGCGCCGCCCGAGCGTCTGTCGATCAGGGGGTCAGGTTGCTCCATCTGGGGAGCCGACGTAGCCCCCCGAGGCCGTTGTGGGGCCTCCTTGTCAATGGGCATGGTGGCTTCTGGGCACGTCCTATCCGCTGACACTCTGTGCAGGCGGTTGATGGAGCCTAGGATGCCACGCCCGGCGGAGGAGTTATGGCGTGCACTCCTGCGCCGTCCCACTTCGTCTAGGAGATGGGACGTTGGGTCACATGGTGTGgatctggtggaggaggagccacgACACTTGGCGTGCACGGATCCAAGCCGTTGATGGCGGTCGATGGGCCTAAGGGTCGGCAGCGGCTGCCGTCATCGTGTAGGCAGTTTTGGGGCAGCAGATTTTGCGGCCATATATTATAATCGGGTCATTCccaattaatgaaatgaaattactttcgtTTGTAATCTCATTGCTCACTGtcgacggtcactaacatcaattataaaccatcaacataacatgtatttagacttaattccatcaccaaacataagtataggggtttaaactaataaattccatgagttttggtgaatccgtgttttcagcagggtttatctagaaaaccgctaagggggacctattcgtcaaaggaaatcatgtaATTCCATAGCATAACCGAcgtggaaagactctagaagacttctATGTGGCTTTCCACAAAGTGGAGCCTgagacactgacatgtggggccggccagccccataAGCAGGCCGCCCGACCCCTAGGGTCCACCAATTAGCCCCTCATTGCTAAGTCGGttccccaccgcctcctagatttcATCTATGtcgtcctttaagttggtttgatccaagggctcacgttagacgctctggcctatataaacAGCCCTATACCCCCTCCCTAGGTAGATCCCTGAAACcttaattcatatcatgaggatcagagccagctatcaagagaagattagtcatcaataggatctagtcttataaatagaaatagtgagatagagagtgagggaagagtttggaggaggtgctgacctgtcggtgctctctctatggcttgtaccttggcagattcaagttctatctaagcttgcttatgagatttctctggtaatcaacttttgatttaagtaagcatcttgtttatattgttcatcaagtttgtgactcttttgagtgctttattcactacatagggggagtaaagtattaatcataagtgtaagcgtggtgcttagacttgggttaatcgtggatggACCCTATATTCCAGAAGGTGGTAGATcacgtgagtgacataagttctatatagcctgtactatatagctttgttgatcctttgtagtccacctctcgtTTGTAGGCACACATAGGAcgcggttgcgaaggaaagcatcctctactggtgcatttccctagtaatgtctctAGTtggatagtagaagacataagcttacccaagtcagaactaaagaactttagttatcctctgtacgctcctatttatctttAGCCTTGTTACTACTCCTAGTTAAGTTAAACCTTAACCTAGTCgctaccccttgttaagttagaccatagttagtcccACATGTTTtcttgtggatacgatacttagaatacttctgggtaaaagctacagcggtatccatgcgcttgtggatttatctatgtgtgttaaatataccaacaatctTTCTGGTGTTGTTGCTGGGGAAACGGTTGATGAATTAACTTCGAGCCTAACTTGacattttttcttttattttttctttttactaTGGATTCCACTcatatctatcaatatgctaaacccacgagcgcaagcctaaagccaccaaaatcttcagagcctatcctAGCACCTGGCTATGAGATGCACCCATAATTCAGGATCAATCCTTCTCGTGAGTaggcaatgaaaacccatacttgCACCTATAAGAGTTTGAATAGACTTGTGTATGCTTACGTAtcactggcatgtctgacaaaatctttagatggaagttgtttctgcTCTCTTTAACGGGAAGAGCTAAATAATGGTACAGTCAAACCGTAGGAGGTATgaaaggagattgggaaatgttatgctctaatttttgtttacgtttcttttccatctctaaagtagttagcctttgaaaagaggttctaaattttggacaactagaagaagaatctcttggcataTCATGGGATtgttttaatgacctcatcatcattGGCCCGGACCTTGCTATTCCAGACCTaatgctccttcaacatttttatatgggtcttatcAAGGATTCTGCGCAAACCCTTGatcaagcctctagaggagctttcgttcatttgtctgctagtgaagcaagatctatgcttgatagaattagtggaaaaaCTCTCTACACTagtattcataatgaactccccgaggaagagaaggaatcatcttccgaataagaagaggaagttttgatagtcaaatcacaaccactccaatcctaaGATTTCACTGTCAATCccaaaccatcaataccccaaaatcctccaagggaagaagaaattcaaccttttgaaatttcttgtgaggatgatcttttttatgttgattttgggaaaagcttaaacttccagttccacaagagaccttcgagtgaatataatttaaatcctctcaagaatggatctcttagaaagcgtccttattcccatataggataTTAGGAAGAACACAagggtggcatgtctagtgaaaccatagaaggagagccaagctatctagaagccattcctattcTCTCTCCTTCTATGCCCATATTAGATATCTCATCTGAACACATCTCTAAACCCATCtttgaccccgatgatccctcttaagCTCTTTCTTCTAAGACTCATGATGATCTTAGAAATGCACTaagacacccaaagcataggaatcatgaaggccacaagaaagaccaagaagagcaacaacaatggctagaggatattaagaacttatgtgtcgttgccattgaatggatggacgagGCTTTAGATAAGATCAACtcgagagtcaccaatccaagggaaatcttggacaacaaaatgaccaatgaatgtcataggcatggaatgatggagataaTGTTTCCGCCTATAAACATTCATAAAGAAACACCtttagagcttgaaaaggaagataacatAGACGagtatggaagttatttcatttgcacctcatcaaatccatgctcacatgagaaatcccctgaattaattggtctctccaatGTTGCCACACATGAAATTTGCAACCCCCTCATGCTTCCTATTCATAAAAACTTTGAAAGGATGGTTGTAGacacatatgtttatcataaatattgtagatctcattggcatgaatcttgagataggcacacaaaggttggtattggaggggaaaccacttcaacAATTTAAAACACAATTCGAAGGTTTTCCAAGGACGagcttctatcctaaaacaagcaTTTTTGGGAGATAACATAAGCTTTCACCCTTTTTGCTGTGATGCCTttgtgaaataagcatagaaatatatttgtgaaaatattccttcgggtattttttgtcactaaccattctaggttcgaagcaaaaagaatgaaggatgatgactcaaggtatgtccaaccaatcatcatgcaacactaaatcacatccatccaaactttttctacaaaTTCAAGCTGGGGGATAGACTTCCCTAAAAAAATATGtcttgccatgttgctaaattattttggttATCTCTACTTTTAAGACATGcttaatttgctaaataacaatcatgttctttcatctccgtttgagtaaatctctatagtgTTTTCATTTTACCTTTGTCTgtcatagtaagttttggtttggaagtactcgacatactttcaaaggttttttaaattaagtgaggtgcttaggttaaaatgccttccttaatcaaattagacatggagtctagtttggttattgaactaaaaattgctttgGCAGATACTGGATATTTTATTGGACTAACCTCTACAGGAAATTcttgattcaatttgggtaagtcatgagatgaattcaaatcggagATGAAGTAAGGTGATGTTTGTTTCCACGATGTCGTATCGCGCGTTCGTGTTTGAGCGAATGCGGCTCCGTGGCCATGTTTTGGGAATCATCGAGCCACGTTCATTTTCTGCGCATCTCAATCGCCAATGCGCTTATGAGTAgaaacaaacaggccctaaggCACATGTCGAACTCCAATAACATGGTGCagagaagacacaactcattcatcatggatgaaagaactgtaagtatcaaagatcattcactttgtctttagctacaagttacctttgccttgaagccatgcttgtatagaacatgataaacaaaaactatgctaaaataattctaacactatcttttcattagcatagagggaaattacaaaattctagacaaacaacccgtgtttcaaaattgtattttCCTTCAGGTATGTATTGtgcactaatcctttgcaggcataaaacaatgagtgaggcaaaaggtctaacaaggtgtcaaaagatcaaagagcaaaaagatggcatgacaaaaggatgagaaagaaagggtgtaATCTAGGagataagaagctcatgaacaactcgtaCTGCGGGGCTAGTCAAATAAGGAAAACTTTATACAAAAAAGAAAGGACCATCACAGGTCATCTACCATTCATCATGTGGTGTCATCACGCGTCAATGACGAAGGTAACATCCTAGGGTAAATCGTCATCATTTAAAAAGTTTTTCCCTGATTCTAGTATGCATATAATAAAAATAAGAAATAAACATGCTTGAGTTATAAATTTACTTGGTccacctgattaactcaacatgttttcaagcttgttcctagcaccactttcttgatctcatagttttaactAAATGAGGTAAAAtattgcacatcctatctctagaagataatagtcataatcatgtaaagtttgatacattatgtaaagatagacaatccttccataggttgaACAATTCAACCCTTTatgccaaatgaacttaaatgctacattcatactCAATCTTTTAATCATATCACCCATGTTGTAATTAAACAAAACACATAACACcagcttcatcttgttcaatgtgcctaaggatagAGAGGAATacgtaaagttttggttctattggtgttctCCCACCAAcaaagcccatgcacttgatctctaccttgttttatgagcaggacacacttcaagtaaAGTATGAGGGAAAACATTCGATTTCCCAaatttctataagtgaaggtcCTAAATCTATccaaccaaaatcaaaactcacaaCCAAAACAGATTTGGTAGAAGAAGGTgtcatcaccattagaggcaccaccataagaatcctcatcttcagagcgaaccgaggtacttgatcaatgaacttcacaaggagatgTTTGGatcgaaggacttacaacaccgaaccctcactgaaagagctagcttggggagaagcactcccgtgtatcccggtaagtattctttccctttttatcttaattttagtttcttttcaaTAGTTGAAAAATTgataaatgaaacaaaataaaaagttatctttataataaatatatatagctaaagtaataatgtgtgatctagtaaaattgaaaacaaaataaaatgtatgtttaatttgtttttaagagctgaataaaataaagaggactcagaataaacTCTTAattgaaaatgatgaatagttgctctgttgtaattcctttcaagtacctagtttttagccttaaattctcctaagttttagatacgactgatttgatataaaaatttactctgaacttgaaatcCGTGGGTAGCATatacttgatctaagtctagataattgatagatatgatatgagaagatcTGAGCTGCAGTTTATATTGTTCCAAgtaacactaaagttctagagatttatcttttgaaaaacacagaAATGCTTCATGATAAGttcatgtatgacaaagcttgaattcccaccagagccatacatgttatttaggctaggaaaacttctacATATAtattgcttgcttttgcattgagttttgtcaatcTTTATTgaccttatgagaggtttgtcatgctctgaaaatcaagatcacatacacacatATATCTGTTGCTCCTACACAGGGAGTACacaaaacatgtcttccatctagatccaccaaaaaaatgttttattcctacactaggagtgaacacaaaaacatacttgataggtttttcatccaccaaataaatgctccaagttcttgttgctatctctcaaggttttgttgtagaaaagagacatggggctatgcaaaagttatttataaaaaagaggaaaacaagagatgagaaaaatggacaagtgttcaagatatttaaaacaatgggtactcagatgctcgtctaaaaaaaagaaaagatgaataaaatagtccctgctctctagcaaatgtttcccaGTTTTAAAGGAGAGatatgtgtaacaccctcggtgttatacaataaattatttactaaaacatgtcataagcatcatgtttatgtgttaatgcaagtgataaagtgtgtagatcaatttctgtaactcgaaacgatcaactaaaatgcagagcgaaagttgattcgatagtcatgttatatcacttagggtttaaaaccaatttttattaagcaaaaatgctatagaacatgtgtgtgatacttaaataaagtttgaagtacaaactttatagatgatagtgaaatacttgcggtcgaaaaatgatattactagcgaatgtttccactagcttagaaatcgcaaatggaaatcaaattcagctctaaAACTTAGAATTTTTCAATTCTACCGactgctagacattgctatgtttagtaattttttgtgagagattgggtgatggagtagggtagtattatggcttgttttagtagcctaatataccctctaaAGTATAACAaaagtggtttggggattggatcaatGGTTTAGACGTCTCAAACACTTTAAAATCCATGCATAACATGAACTCGGGCCATCTTCTTATGTTGGGCGCAGTCACCAGGCCGTTCTGCCCTGACGTCATGGCGTCGGTGCGTCGGGCATGCGCGCATGCGTGCATGTGGCCATGCTGGccggctgctactgctactgccaTAGCCTGGCCACGATGGGCAGGCCGCTAGCCACCAACTGCGAGCCACTGCGCCCACCGCTCACCTGCGCCTGGCTATCCTACCACCATGCCGCATTGCTGCCACTGTCGTCGCACCGCCTAGGcttggccaaggccggccacagtGAGCCGCTGGTCCTACACCCTGCTGCTCTACCTCGCACTGCTATTTGGGTGCCGTCACGGCCGCGCTGTGCTTCTGTCACGTCCACACTACCAGCACTACTCACGTCACGACGCTGCTACTACCGTCACATTGTTGTCACATCCACGCTGATCTACTACACCTCTATGCTTTTGCCAGCCTTATGCGTGTCGCCTCTGCTGCGTGCACGTGGGTGAGCTACCATCGCcacgccatttatggcactgcagcACGGGGGCCACACCGGTCGGACGCGCGCTTGTGTTGTCCGTAGCGCCGACGCATGGGCCTCCCATGCTCGTCGCTCGTGTCCCGCCAAGGCATGGACAAGCCATGCCCACCTACCACgccgtctctctctttctctctttctccctctatttTCTACCGCCATCGTGTCATGTCACGATGAAgctagagagcgagcacctctcatcaattcctcatgctcacATCTCTGCCTTCATGCCCCCTCTCAAGCTAACCCCACCCTGCCTTAACTCACGTCacaccaagctccaattttggagctttgtccGCCACCATGCCGGTAAGGCCTATCGCCGCCTATGTCATGGCCAGTCTCCACCTCTTCACCTCACGCcaattcctctacaccactagctagccttggctccctcttcatCATGTGCATGCTAGTCGCAACTCAAGTGCCGCCTTCTCGCCATTGATGCGGCCATGCCTTTGCGGTCCGCCATTCACCTCATAGCGTGCACGTGGCTAGTCTCGCTCGAGTCATCTCCGATCGAGCTGGCTTCTCGGTAAGGTCACTCGTGAGTGGTCGTTGCTCACCCGCTACCCCTACCACCTTATTGTTGCTGTGGCTCGCCTGAAcgccgtcgccgttgccgccGGGTGCCCGTCGTCGTGGATAGGTCCCTCTATGGTGTCCTAGCTCATGCAACCATCGGCCATCGTCTCGCAtagaaccctaggtgagcgtcggcctcatagataggaccgctacctctgtaacaacccaaaaatccacacaccaaaaattccaactacaaaatttttctttcttCAAAACCCTTGAGTGGTGATGTGGCATGTAGGAAAACCCCTAACCTTGCACTAACTAAACCTATATGACTAGCAcgagtatctcacctcatcacctagaATTTATTCTACCacctagcatacatcaagttgcatcatattcaacatggtgatttggattttatttgatttaagtgttgattaaataaaagctaacaaatatgtgtttataaataaatgaactaatatggaattaatatcccaataaatactttgaccaatgtttatcaccatggaacattttatcagaggagaaggaggccactttgatttatatacaggAGAGAAGTGTAACATAATACTAAAGGTaagaagagggaggcagcagctcagcccagcctgcctcgaccggcccagccagccagcccagcatCACCGCCCATATGTGCATGCCACTGACGAGCCGGACCCGCCCGTCAGCCGTCACGCAggcacgccgccgcatcaggacaagttGATAGatgggccccctctgtcagccacccagctacaggatcatcttcttccccatgcCAGCCTCATCTCTCGACCGAGCCCCGACCAAAGCAGTAGACGCGGGCCCAGATTCatgcacatcgcatgaccctgttcCCCACCTTAgcgccgtgcccacgcaaccACCCCCGCGCACGAGAGCCGTCCGATGTGCTCGGCACATCACCAGCCGTTCCGTCATCCACCATGGGAGCTTAGAgctccggctataaaagccacggccctcggttgccctagcgttCGCCCCATCACCCCGCCGCCccttggtggccaaccacttcaccgagctagagaaaggagagaaagaaggaagggagagggaggaggaagaaggagtctCCGTCGGAGCACCTTCGAAGCCACCAGAGCAGGAGACGACgccaacatcttcatcaccgttgcgggtcggcactgcactgcTTCTGTCTACACGGCCACGACtctccactgcaccaccatcctatctcccacgacacctacggtgagcgccCGATTTTTCCCTGCTCACCGCCGGACTCTGCTATtccagccatggcgctccacaccgtgagcgcgtaggccgaggccatctccggcctctggatacacaagcacagcatccacgaccacaccgtagacccctcctagccccatggacgctGTAGCCAAGCACCCTCATGCCGCGCTCACGACGCCACCGctatggcgcagccaccaccggctCACCCGACCACCTCGCTAGACTGGAACCTAGCCGTAAAGCATCATCGTGATGACCGGAAGATAGCTGCGTAGACCGAGACTCTGTTAGCAGGCCACAGCGCCCTGGCCAAGAGCACCAGacctcggccggagctccgccgtgcaccaccaccgctcgCGGACTCCACCACACCTTTTGGGTCACCATCGTTACTTCACCATGTCGCCTGCTAGCCGTCTGGACAAGGAACGAGGCACCAGGACCACTAGAACAGACCACCATGACTCCGTCTCGCTCACCGAGGCCACCTacagagaccacatgtagaggccacatgtagaggccacacgcagagaccacatgtagaggccacatgtagaggccacacgcagagaccacacgtagaggccacacgtagaggccacatgtagaggccacacgtagaggccacatgtagaggccacacgtagaggccacatgtagaggccacatgtagaggccacacgtagaggccacatgtagaggccacatgtagaggccacacgtagaggccacatgtagaggccacacgtagaggccacatgtagaggccacacgtagaggccacacgtagaggccacatgtagaggccacacgtagaggccacatgtagaggccacacgtagaggccacatgtagaggccacatgtagaggccacatgtagaggccacacgtagaggccacatgcagaggccgctgagactccgtctcactcgtagaggccacatgcagaggccactgagactccgtctcgcttgcagaggccacatgcagaggccgctgagactccgtctcgctcataGAGACCACATACAGAGGCCActaagactccgtctcgctcaccgagaccacatgcagaggccactgagactccgtcttgCTCgtcgagaccacatgcagaggccgctgagactccgtctcgctcataGAGACCACATACAGAGGCCActaagactccgtctcgctcgccgagaccacatgcagaggccac is from Miscanthus floridulus cultivar M001 chromosome 7, ASM1932011v1, whole genome shotgun sequence and encodes:
- the LOC136465324 gene encoding uncharacterized protein; the encoded protein is MPRKERKKEGRGRRKKESPSEHLRSHQSRRRRQHLHHRCGSALHCFCLHGHDSPLHHHPISHDTYDSEENLTDEDREYREEYGDDYTEDSEENLTDEDREYREEYGDDYTEGSAEEYSSEEFDG